From a single Lates calcarifer isolate ASB-BC8 linkage group LG12, TLL_Latcal_v3, whole genome shotgun sequence genomic region:
- the blcap gene encoding bladder cancer-associated protein translates to MYCLQWLLPVLLIPKPLNPALWFNHSMFMGFYLLSFLLERKPCTICALVFLAALFLICYSCWGNCFLYHCQDAALPDAAHDPAIVGT, encoded by the coding sequence aTGTATTGCCTACAGTGGCTGCTCCCCGTGCTGCTCATCCCCAAACCGCTGAACCCGGCGCTGTGGTTCAACCACTCCATGTTCATGGGCTTCTACCTGCTCAGCTTCCTGCTGGAGAGGAAGCCCTGCACCATCTGTGCCTTGGTCTTCCTGGCTGCCCTTTTCCTCATCTGCTATAGCTGTTGGGGCAACTGCTTCCTGTACCACTGCCAGGACGCCGCACTGCCGGACGCTGCCCACGACCCAGCGATTGTTGGGACctag
- the ripor3 gene encoding RIPOR family member 3 isoform X2 — protein MSVKLRFDSPSDGGLVHRSRSFTGFSSLNGRRRPSSARNSLRSKAMTGSKSPRMHLSPSRGGGGVWSLQPEQVDRVFQALRKGLKEYLEGHQAEMDFLSSQQRETKRNSRLAFLYDLEKEIRALERYIRRLEFQISKVEELYETYCIQWRLCQGAVNMKRAFSLSPSTRASRESLLELNRNHRHSLQDMSVMEGELEILLGELHIKMKGLIGFARLCPGDQYEVVVRLGRQRWRIRGKIESDDTQSWDEEEMVFLPHIHHNFEIKVTEAKGLGWLLVGMVTCASADFFVARPQLMLVDITELGTIKLQLEVTWNPFDSAEKMKPLSVSRQSVSSRKSSVYSWTAPSTPSFTEKYFISMVRELKDQDGSLPSLVSKSRHNRGGVSLLSYLSNPSHTSITSNHSPQSPCTPSLTRAHSYPSSPSQGTSLGGSQTQLSLEEEVSTEEREQRKRMDENEEEEEEEEEEEEEEEEEWGGVSGTPSTPVESKTGSLPALQRSSTPDILRKNTAGEPDAETHSAALGQDTVTVQESPHSYSAPASPTVPTQPPALAPSSTTTAAPTQGKSGVNGAQRRAQALRLGALIAELEKTLQNQSLSEKELRTLDHQILHLATILKNDLSLLRSSSSEETLAVEEVLGSFDFLSHDFNGDDDTSCLGSLRLKDSGISSFQQSTLRSLGLFSHSSQSASEEELVITPLTSGNCSLDQALETHLDICFILLQMIKTTDFSPSRRDLLEEMALQAEVLDRISCLLLEKNDLSPRDILPKAQRTRDVLLFWEDCVSDSSSPFCCHSDSFSRTLKKRYTHKVKAKQPGQSEKVFSQLLQQVQTACRMVPSPRPVCSPDRVTLFQLSVYLKRWSIQELGDHISRLSKEEYILSALRSPKRRRALNKLRGRSIAEFLPLGTTLQILAALQIDSNHKVCKAAANCLCRAAGCKTFRSKAVVYYTESLKSTDVQIQQGSCLALKCLRATESVDHIADLWRSADEDLRSAARETVLSFGKKGFLAFQRMDQLYTEMQEEAYQNQETEITIL, from the exons aTGTCGGTGAAGCTGCGATTCGACTCCCCCTCAGATGGAGGCTTGGTCCACAGGAGCCGCTCCTTCACTGGGTTCAGCTCTCTGAATGGACGACGACG gCCGTCCTCTGCTCGTAACTCTCTCCGCTCCAAAGCCATGACAGGGAGTAAATCTCCCAGGATGCACCTGTCTCCCagcagagggggagggggtgtgTGGTCTCTGCAGCCAGAGCAGGTCGACAGGGTTTTCCAGGCACTACGCAAAGGACTCAA GGAGTACCTGGAGGGTCACCAGGCGGAGATGGACTTCCTGTcgtcacagcagagagagaccaAGAGAAACTCCAGActg gcTTTTCTCTATGATCTGGAAAAG GAGATCAGAGCGCTGGAGAGATACATACGACGATTAGAGTTTCAAATCAGCAAg gtggaggagctgtATGAGACATATTGTATCCAGTGGAGGCTGTGTCAGGGAGCGGTCAACATGAAAAGAGCCTTCTCGCTGTCCCCGTCCACCAGAGCCTCCAGAGAGAGTCTGCTGGAGCTCAACCGCAACCACAGACACAGCCTGCAG gacaTGTCAGTTATGGAGGGAGAGCTGGAAATCCTCCTCGGAGAGCTACACATCAAAATGAAag GTCTGATCGGCTTCGCTCGGCTCTGCCCTGGAGACCAATACGAG GTGGTGGTGCGGTTGGGCCGCCAGCGATGGAGGATCAGAGGGAAGATCGAGTCAGATGACACACAGTCCTGGGACGAGGAGGAGATGGTCTTCCtcccacacatacaccacaACTTCGAGATCAAG GTGACCGAGGCGAAGGGTTTAGGTTGGCTGCTGGTTGGCATGGTAACGTGTGCGAGCGCAGACTTCTTCGTGGCGAGGCCGCAGTTGATGCTGGTGGACATCACGGAGCTGGGAACcatcaaactgcagctggagGTCACCTGGAA TCCGTTTGACAGCGCTGAGAAGATGAAGCCGCTGTCTGTCAGCAGGCAGTCGGTGTCCAGCAGGAAGAGTTCAGTTTACAGCTGGACGGCACCGAGCACCCCCTCCTTCACAGAGAAATACTTTAta tcGATGGTACGTGAGCTGAAAGATCAAGATGGCTCCCTCCCGTCTCTGGTTTCCAAAAGTCGTCATAACAGAGGAGGAGTGTCTCTGCTCAGCTACCTGTCCAACCCCTCGCACACCTCCATCACGTCAAACCACAGCCCTCAAAGCCCCTGCACCCCCAG TCTGACACGGGCTCACAGCTACCCCTCCAGCCCCAGCCAGGGCACCAGTCTGGGAGGAAGCCAGACCCAGCTGTCCCTCGAGGAGGAGGTCTCTacggaggagagggagcagaggaagaggatggatgagaatgaggaagaggaagaggaagaggaggaggaggaggaggaggaggaggaggagtggggaggAGTGTCGGGGACTCCATCAACACCGGTGGAGAGTAAGACAGGATCCCTGCCGGCCCTGCAGAG GTCCAGTACCCCTGACATCctcaggaagaacacagctgGAGAACCAGATGCTGAGACACACAGTGCAGCCCTGGGGCAGGACACGGTCACTGTACAG GAATCCCCTCACTCATATTCTGCCCCAGCCTCTCCCACAGTCCCGACCCAGCCCCCAGCTCTAGCCCCGTCCTCCACCACGACGGCTGCGCCAACCCAGGGGAAGTCGGGGGTGAACGGTGCCCAGCGTAGGGCCCAGGCCCTCAGGCTGGGAGCCCTGATCGCAGAGCTGGAAAAGACGTTACAGAACCAGAGTCTGTCTGAGAAGGAGCTGAGAACCCTGGACCACCAGATACTGCACCTGGCGACCATACTGAAG AACGACCTCTCCCTGTTGAGGAGCTCATCATCAGAGGAGACTCTGGCTGTGGAGGAAGTCCTGGGCAGCTTTGACTTCCTGTCACATGACTTCAACGGAGATGATGATACTTCCTGTTTGGGCAGCCTGAGACTAAAAGACAGTGG CATCAGCTCCTTCCAGCAGAGCACTCTGAGGAGCCTCGGCCTCTTCTCccacagcagccaatcagcttCTGAGGAAGAACTGGTCATCACCCCCCTGACTTCTGGGAACTGCAGTCTTGACCAAGCTCTAGAGACTCACCTGGATATTTGCTTCATCCTGTTACAG ATGATAAAAACGACTGACTTCAGCCCGTCCCGGAGGGACCTGCTGGAGGAAATGGCTCTTCAAGCTGAAGTCCTGGACAGAATCAGCTGTTTGCTGCTAGAGAAGAACGACCTCTCCCCTCGTGACA TTCTTCCTAAGGCCCAGAGAACGAGGGATGTGTTGTTGTTCTGGGAGGATTGCGTGAGCGACAGCAGCTCTCCTTTCTGCTGCCACTCTGATAGCTTCTCCAGGACGCTGAAGAAACGCTACACACACAAGGTGAAGGCCAAGCAGCCCGGCCAGTCAGAAAAAG TGTTTtctcagctcctgcagcaggTCCAGACGGCCTGTCGGATGGTGCCCAGCCCTCGGCCGGTCTGCAGCCCAGACAGAGTCACTCTCTTCCAGCTGTCGGTGTATCTGAAACGCTGGAGCATCCAGGAGCTGGGAGACCACATCTCCCGCCTCTCCAAAGAAG AGTACATCCTCTCGGCCCTGAGGAGCCCCAAACGCAGGCGAGCTTTAAACAAACTGAGAGGGCGGAGCATCGCAGAGTTCCTCCCTCTGGGGACCACGCTGCAGATCCTGGCTGCCCTGCAGATCGACTCCAACCACAAAGTCTGTAAAGCTGCTGCCAACTGTCTCTGCAGAGCCGCAGGCTGCAAGACCTTCAGGAGCAAG GCTGTGGTTTACTACACAGAGAGTTTGAAAAGCACTGACGTTCAAATCCAACAAGGCTCCTGTCTGGCGCTGAAATGCCTCAGG gcGACAGAGAGCGTGGACCACATAGCAGATTTGTGGAGATCAGCGGATGAGGATCTTCGCAGCGCTGCCAGAGAGACTGTCCTCTCCTTTG GTAAAAAGGGCTTCCTGGCCTTCCAGAGGATGGACCAGCTGTACACTGAGATGCAGGAGGAGGCGTACCAGAACCAAGAGACTGAGATTACGATCCTGTAG
- the ripor3 gene encoding RIPOR family member 3 isoform X1, translating into MFPSEQNSTTKMSVKLRFDSPSDGGLVHRSRSFTGFSSLNGRRRPSSARNSLRSKAMTGSKSPRMHLSPSRGGGGVWSLQPEQVDRVFQALRKGLKEYLEGHQAEMDFLSSQQRETKRNSRLAFLYDLEKEIRALERYIRRLEFQISKVEELYETYCIQWRLCQGAVNMKRAFSLSPSTRASRESLLELNRNHRHSLQDMSVMEGELEILLGELHIKMKGLIGFARLCPGDQYEVVVRLGRQRWRIRGKIESDDTQSWDEEEMVFLPHIHHNFEIKVTEAKGLGWLLVGMVTCASADFFVARPQLMLVDITELGTIKLQLEVTWNPFDSAEKMKPLSVSRQSVSSRKSSVYSWTAPSTPSFTEKYFISMVRELKDQDGSLPSLVSKSRHNRGGVSLLSYLSNPSHTSITSNHSPQSPCTPSLTRAHSYPSSPSQGTSLGGSQTQLSLEEEVSTEEREQRKRMDENEEEEEEEEEEEEEEEEEWGGVSGTPSTPVESKTGSLPALQRSSTPDILRKNTAGEPDAETHSAALGQDTVTVQESPHSYSAPASPTVPTQPPALAPSSTTTAAPTQGKSGVNGAQRRAQALRLGALIAELEKTLQNQSLSEKELRTLDHQILHLATILKNDLSLLRSSSSEETLAVEEVLGSFDFLSHDFNGDDDTSCLGSLRLKDSGISSFQQSTLRSLGLFSHSSQSASEEELVITPLTSGNCSLDQALETHLDICFILLQMIKTTDFSPSRRDLLEEMALQAEVLDRISCLLLEKNDLSPRDILPKAQRTRDVLLFWEDCVSDSSSPFCCHSDSFSRTLKKRYTHKVKAKQPGQSEKVFSQLLQQVQTACRMVPSPRPVCSPDRVTLFQLSVYLKRWSIQELGDHISRLSKEEYILSALRSPKRRRALNKLRGRSIAEFLPLGTTLQILAALQIDSNHKVCKAAANCLCRAAGCKTFRSKAVVYYTESLKSTDVQIQQGSCLALKCLRATESVDHIADLWRSADEDLRSAARETVLSFGKKGFLAFQRMDQLYTEMQEEAYQNQETEITIL; encoded by the exons gaTGTCGGTGAAGCTGCGATTCGACTCCCCCTCAGATGGAGGCTTGGTCCACAGGAGCCGCTCCTTCACTGGGTTCAGCTCTCTGAATGGACGACGACG gCCGTCCTCTGCTCGTAACTCTCTCCGCTCCAAAGCCATGACAGGGAGTAAATCTCCCAGGATGCACCTGTCTCCCagcagagggggagggggtgtgTGGTCTCTGCAGCCAGAGCAGGTCGACAGGGTTTTCCAGGCACTACGCAAAGGACTCAA GGAGTACCTGGAGGGTCACCAGGCGGAGATGGACTTCCTGTcgtcacagcagagagagaccaAGAGAAACTCCAGActg gcTTTTCTCTATGATCTGGAAAAG GAGATCAGAGCGCTGGAGAGATACATACGACGATTAGAGTTTCAAATCAGCAAg gtggaggagctgtATGAGACATATTGTATCCAGTGGAGGCTGTGTCAGGGAGCGGTCAACATGAAAAGAGCCTTCTCGCTGTCCCCGTCCACCAGAGCCTCCAGAGAGAGTCTGCTGGAGCTCAACCGCAACCACAGACACAGCCTGCAG gacaTGTCAGTTATGGAGGGAGAGCTGGAAATCCTCCTCGGAGAGCTACACATCAAAATGAAag GTCTGATCGGCTTCGCTCGGCTCTGCCCTGGAGACCAATACGAG GTGGTGGTGCGGTTGGGCCGCCAGCGATGGAGGATCAGAGGGAAGATCGAGTCAGATGACACACAGTCCTGGGACGAGGAGGAGATGGTCTTCCtcccacacatacaccacaACTTCGAGATCAAG GTGACCGAGGCGAAGGGTTTAGGTTGGCTGCTGGTTGGCATGGTAACGTGTGCGAGCGCAGACTTCTTCGTGGCGAGGCCGCAGTTGATGCTGGTGGACATCACGGAGCTGGGAACcatcaaactgcagctggagGTCACCTGGAA TCCGTTTGACAGCGCTGAGAAGATGAAGCCGCTGTCTGTCAGCAGGCAGTCGGTGTCCAGCAGGAAGAGTTCAGTTTACAGCTGGACGGCACCGAGCACCCCCTCCTTCACAGAGAAATACTTTAta tcGATGGTACGTGAGCTGAAAGATCAAGATGGCTCCCTCCCGTCTCTGGTTTCCAAAAGTCGTCATAACAGAGGAGGAGTGTCTCTGCTCAGCTACCTGTCCAACCCCTCGCACACCTCCATCACGTCAAACCACAGCCCTCAAAGCCCCTGCACCCCCAG TCTGACACGGGCTCACAGCTACCCCTCCAGCCCCAGCCAGGGCACCAGTCTGGGAGGAAGCCAGACCCAGCTGTCCCTCGAGGAGGAGGTCTCTacggaggagagggagcagaggaagaggatggatgagaatgaggaagaggaagaggaagaggaggaggaggaggaggaggaggaggaggagtggggaggAGTGTCGGGGACTCCATCAACACCGGTGGAGAGTAAGACAGGATCCCTGCCGGCCCTGCAGAG GTCCAGTACCCCTGACATCctcaggaagaacacagctgGAGAACCAGATGCTGAGACACACAGTGCAGCCCTGGGGCAGGACACGGTCACTGTACAG GAATCCCCTCACTCATATTCTGCCCCAGCCTCTCCCACAGTCCCGACCCAGCCCCCAGCTCTAGCCCCGTCCTCCACCACGACGGCTGCGCCAACCCAGGGGAAGTCGGGGGTGAACGGTGCCCAGCGTAGGGCCCAGGCCCTCAGGCTGGGAGCCCTGATCGCAGAGCTGGAAAAGACGTTACAGAACCAGAGTCTGTCTGAGAAGGAGCTGAGAACCCTGGACCACCAGATACTGCACCTGGCGACCATACTGAAG AACGACCTCTCCCTGTTGAGGAGCTCATCATCAGAGGAGACTCTGGCTGTGGAGGAAGTCCTGGGCAGCTTTGACTTCCTGTCACATGACTTCAACGGAGATGATGATACTTCCTGTTTGGGCAGCCTGAGACTAAAAGACAGTGG CATCAGCTCCTTCCAGCAGAGCACTCTGAGGAGCCTCGGCCTCTTCTCccacagcagccaatcagcttCTGAGGAAGAACTGGTCATCACCCCCCTGACTTCTGGGAACTGCAGTCTTGACCAAGCTCTAGAGACTCACCTGGATATTTGCTTCATCCTGTTACAG ATGATAAAAACGACTGACTTCAGCCCGTCCCGGAGGGACCTGCTGGAGGAAATGGCTCTTCAAGCTGAAGTCCTGGACAGAATCAGCTGTTTGCTGCTAGAGAAGAACGACCTCTCCCCTCGTGACA TTCTTCCTAAGGCCCAGAGAACGAGGGATGTGTTGTTGTTCTGGGAGGATTGCGTGAGCGACAGCAGCTCTCCTTTCTGCTGCCACTCTGATAGCTTCTCCAGGACGCTGAAGAAACGCTACACACACAAGGTGAAGGCCAAGCAGCCCGGCCAGTCAGAAAAAG TGTTTtctcagctcctgcagcaggTCCAGACGGCCTGTCGGATGGTGCCCAGCCCTCGGCCGGTCTGCAGCCCAGACAGAGTCACTCTCTTCCAGCTGTCGGTGTATCTGAAACGCTGGAGCATCCAGGAGCTGGGAGACCACATCTCCCGCCTCTCCAAAGAAG AGTACATCCTCTCGGCCCTGAGGAGCCCCAAACGCAGGCGAGCTTTAAACAAACTGAGAGGGCGGAGCATCGCAGAGTTCCTCCCTCTGGGGACCACGCTGCAGATCCTGGCTGCCCTGCAGATCGACTCCAACCACAAAGTCTGTAAAGCTGCTGCCAACTGTCTCTGCAGAGCCGCAGGCTGCAAGACCTTCAGGAGCAAG GCTGTGGTTTACTACACAGAGAGTTTGAAAAGCACTGACGTTCAAATCCAACAAGGCTCCTGTCTGGCGCTGAAATGCCTCAGG gcGACAGAGAGCGTGGACCACATAGCAGATTTGTGGAGATCAGCGGATGAGGATCTTCGCAGCGCTGCCAGAGAGACTGTCCTCTCCTTTG GTAAAAAGGGCTTCCTGGCCTTCCAGAGGATGGACCAGCTGTACACTGAGATGCAGGAGGAGGCGTACCAGAACCAAGAGACTGAGATTACGATCCTGTAG